One genomic segment of Pedobacter endophyticus includes these proteins:
- a CDS encoding 7TM diverse intracellular signaling domain-containing protein, protein MVKSSALQKTFVFLYFFLFVLVSGLKAQKPVQIQDSVPQHIFTFEEIEILEDAGNKLSFDEVKSEKFGHLFKASLSSTPQTTDLNKTYWFRIKIKPNESATKSFLLEFFDQTIDHITAYIPQAGNKYIIEHLGDANAFNNRLVHHKNFEIPIRNEGKEAQTYYFKISSSQIADVIVVLRTTQWFISYALDEYFYFGIFYGMILVFSFYNLIMYIAIRQKQYLFYVLYNLSVGFFEMSTDGIAYQYLWPNAPGWNELAYAFALCATSIFALLFTRELLLVKGKAPKLNKVIITVISVRLAFFAYSYFFDQTLFSYKFIEAIPLAVAFFTGIYIFKKGYQPARFFVLGYSFLFAGFTLKFLIMLGISWLNFGAVSYYSLSFCFILEMIFLSFAIGDKVRILKLKKDKAQQNIIKQMAVNAQLKDTLNQELETKVEERTREVYHKSLIIESKNQALEQANALLQQQAEEISRMNVLLEHDNEELQTNVERVTRDRVMSTEVDFEEFSKIYPDKESCYQFLADLKWKNGYHCRKCNNDHYFNGHIMHSRRCSKCGYEESVTTYTIFHNTRIPINKAFYMIFLIYSSKGKISSHKLSELLGIRQSTCWTFGSRIKKAMEDRKKTLKKTGKNGWSQLVVE, encoded by the coding sequence ATGGTGAAGTCATCCGCGCTACAGAAAACATTTGTTTTTTTATACTTCTTCTTATTTGTTTTGGTTTCGGGCTTGAAGGCCCAAAAGCCGGTACAAATACAGGATTCGGTTCCGCAACATATTTTTACCTTTGAGGAGATTGAAATACTCGAGGATGCTGGCAATAAACTGTCTTTTGATGAAGTAAAGAGCGAAAAGTTTGGCCATCTCTTTAAGGCAAGCCTGTCGAGCACGCCTCAAACCACAGATTTAAACAAAACGTATTGGTTTCGCATCAAGATAAAGCCTAACGAATCGGCTACAAAATCTTTCCTGCTCGAGTTTTTCGATCAAACCATCGATCACATTACCGCTTATATTCCGCAGGCCGGCAATAAATATATCATCGAGCATTTGGGCGATGCAAATGCGTTTAACAACCGTTTGGTACACCATAAAAACTTCGAAATTCCCATTCGGAATGAGGGAAAGGAAGCGCAAACCTATTATTTCAAAATTAGTTCATCGCAAATAGCGGATGTTATTGTGGTGCTGAGAACGACGCAATGGTTTATATCGTACGCCCTCGATGAATATTTCTACTTCGGCATTTTTTACGGAATGATCCTGGTATTTAGTTTCTACAACCTGATTATGTACATTGCCATACGGCAGAAACAATACCTTTTCTACGTGCTGTACAATTTGAGCGTGGGCTTTTTCGAAATGAGCACTGATGGTATTGCCTACCAGTATTTATGGCCAAATGCGCCCGGCTGGAACGAGCTTGCCTATGCTTTTGCGTTATGTGCGACGAGTATTTTTGCCTTACTTTTTACCCGCGAGTTATTGTTGGTTAAAGGGAAGGCGCCTAAGCTGAACAAAGTTATTATAACTGTAATATCTGTACGGCTGGCATTTTTTGCTTATAGCTATTTTTTCGATCAAACGCTGTTCAGTTACAAGTTTATCGAAGCCATTCCGCTGGCTGTTGCGTTTTTTACGGGCATTTATATCTTCAAAAAAGGTTATCAACCGGCAAGGTTCTTCGTTTTGGGTTATAGTTTTCTTTTTGCGGGTTTTACGCTAAAGTTTTTGATTATGCTTGGCATCAGCTGGCTTAATTTTGGGGCGGTAAGCTACTATAGTTTAAGTTTTTGCTTTATCCTGGAAATGATTTTCCTTTCATTTGCCATCGGCGATAAGGTTCGTATTTTAAAATTAAAGAAAGATAAGGCGCAACAGAATATTATTAAACAAATGGCGGTTAATGCGCAGTTAAAAGATACGCTTAACCAGGAGCTTGAAACGAAGGTAGAGGAACGCACGAGAGAGGTTTACCACAAATCGCTCATTATCGAAAGCAAAAATCAGGCGCTGGAACAGGCAAACGCCCTGCTGCAGCAGCAGGCAGAAGAAATTTCGCGAATGAACGTTTTGCTTGAGCACGATAACGAAGAACTTCAAACAAACGTTGAAAGGGTAACGAGAGACCGTGTGATGAGCACTGAGGTAGATTTTGAAGAGTTTAGTAAAATTTATCCGGATAAAGAAAGTTGCTACCAATTTTTGGCGGACCTGAAATGGAAAAACGGTTACCATTGCCGCAAATGCAATAACGACCATTACTTTAACGGGCACATTATGCATAGCCGGCGTTGCAGTAAATGCGGCTACGAAGAATCGGTTACTACTTACACCATTTTCCACAATACGCGCATCCCGATTAATAAGGCTTTTTACATGATTTTCCTTATTTATTCCTCGAAGGGAAAAATATCCTCACATAAACTCTCGGAATTGCTTGGCATTAGGCAAAGCACTTGCTGGACGTTCGGTTCGCGAATTAAAAAAGCAATGGAAGACCGGAAAAAAACGCTCAAAAAAACAGGTAAAAACGGCTGGAGCCAGCTTGTAGTTGAGTAA
- a CDS encoding leucine-rich repeat domain-containing protein, with the protein MEKKNNLAPPFNNLALSFNNLALTFNNRALAFNNLALAFNNLALAFNNLALSFNNLALAFNNLALAFNNLALTFNNLAPPFNNLALSFNNLALTFNNLALAFNNLALAFNNLALAFNNLALAFNNLALAFNNLALAFNNLAPAFNNLALAFNNLALAFNNLAPAFNNLALAFNNLAPAFNNLALPFNNLALAFNNLAPAINNLAPATKN; encoded by the coding sequence GTGGAAAAGAAGAATAACCTGGCACCTCCATTTAATAACCTGGCACTTTCATTTAATAACCTAGCACTTACATTTAATAACCGAGCACTTGCATTTAATAACCTAGCACTTGCATTTAATAACCTAGCACTTGCATTTAATAACCTAGCACTTTCATTTAATAACCTGGCACTTGCATTTAATAACCTAGCACTTGCATTTAATAACCTGGCACTTACATTTAATAACCTGGCACCTCCATTTAATAACCTGGCACTTTCATTTAATAACCTAGCACTTACATTTAATAACCTAGCACTTGCATTTAATAACCTAGCACTTGCATTTAATAACCTAGCACTTGCATTTAATAACCTGGCACTTGCATTTAATAACCTAGCACTTGCATTTAATAACCTGGCACTCGCATTTAATAACCTGGCACCTGCATTTAATAACCTGGCACTTGCATTTAATAACCTGGCACTTGCATTTAATAACCTGGCACCTGCATTTAATAACCTGGCACTTGCATTTAATAACCTGGCACCTGCATTTAATAACCTGGCACTTCCATTTAATAACCTGGCACTTGCATTTAATAACCTGGCACCTGCAATTAATAATCTGGCACCTGCAACTAAGAATTAG
- a CDS encoding SusC/RagA family TonB-linked outer membrane protein, translating to MRKKFTLLMACILCAVSMAWAQNVTIKGLVKDQQGLPLPGVSVKVKGTNQGASTADNGSYTISAPQNAVLEFSFIGFKTVEETINGRTSINVTLSDDNQQLNEVVVIGYGTTVKKDLTTAVVSLSSKDIENQPVTNPLQAIQGKAAGVQITSQSGKPGSGVSVTIRGNTSINASNSPLYVIDGVTSRDASFLNPTDIESLTILKDASAAAIYGSSGANGVILITTKKGSSDQIRATFNAFTGFSNLWQKQDVLNRDQYIALMGELGYDTNGLGNENTDWQDLTFGTGVQNSYQASISGGIKGGQYSLSTGYQQDKGVVAPAKLDKYTLHFNGSQNITKWLKLTGNAALTQSNSIDVSDNANVARGGTILSALTTPPTIGVYAANGTYAFNPYKGGSENPVANAFAAKNNNRNFRFLGAFAAEVKFTPDFSFRSSISTNNNDNRYSYFLDPYSTDYGRTQKGVRNANFSTDHVWLNENILNYTKNWGKNAFTATGGMTLQESKYYYLGYNEQNFIGDNGQLLSRGTSIPVQLPTASQWSKRSYLARLTYSYDSKYLFSTNFRADGSSRFGPENKYGYFPSASIGWRISGENFLKDVKAINDLKLRASWGKVGNDEGIGDYSYLELYSPTTQGSYVFSQLPNPGLKWEETTQTNIGLDLSMFNSRVVFTADAYLKKTKDLLINQPLPNSIGFGSIASNVGDMENKGLEFVLTTKNFVKDNFTWTTDINFSLNRNKVTSLGDKVGSINFGGIYERDAAIRVVPGRPLGSFYGYVSNGVDPQTGNIVYQDLNNDGTINADDRTFIGSAQPKFTYGVNNTFTLGNFGLNFLFQGVQGNQMFNASRMELEGMNDSKNQSAVVLNRWTTPGQITNVPRAIKDNTSNTLTSSRFVEDGSYLRLKTTTLSYNFGAATLGKLKMSKVMIYASAYNLLTFTDYTGFDPEVNVNSANGPAMGIDYGTYPQSRTFLFGVNVGF from the coding sequence ATGAGAAAAAAGTTTACATTGCTTATGGCTTGTATTTTATGCGCAGTCTCAATGGCCTGGGCACAAAATGTTACCATAAAGGGTTTGGTAAAAGACCAACAAGGTTTGCCACTGCCTGGAGTATCTGTGAAAGTGAAGGGAACTAATCAGGGTGCCTCTACGGCCGATAATGGTTCTTATACGATCAGCGCTCCACAAAATGCTGTTTTGGAGTTTTCATTTATCGGCTTCAAAACTGTAGAAGAAACTATAAACGGCAGAACATCAATAAATGTTACGTTATCTGATGATAACCAGCAACTAAACGAGGTTGTGGTTATTGGTTACGGAACTACGGTTAAAAAAGATTTAACTACGGCTGTAGTTTCGTTATCATCGAAAGATATCGAAAACCAGCCGGTTACGAATCCATTGCAGGCTATTCAGGGTAAGGCCGCCGGGGTACAAATCACTTCGCAATCGGGTAAGCCGGGTTCTGGTGTTTCGGTTACTATCCGGGGTAACACCTCTATCAACGCTTCTAACAGTCCGTTGTATGTAATTGACGGGGTAACTTCGCGTGATGCGAGCTTTCTTAACCCAACGGATATTGAAAGTTTAACGATATTGAAAGATGCATCTGCCGCAGCAATTTATGGTTCGAGCGGTGCAAATGGTGTTATTTTAATTACAACGAAAAAAGGATCATCAGACCAAATCAGGGCCACTTTTAATGCGTTTACGGGCTTTTCTAACCTTTGGCAAAAACAAGATGTATTAAACAGAGATCAATATATTGCGCTAATGGGGGAGTTGGGTTACGATACGAATGGATTGGGCAACGAAAACACGGATTGGCAAGACTTAACTTTCGGTACTGGTGTTCAAAATAGCTATCAGGCTTCAATATCTGGCGGAATTAAAGGTGGCCAATACTCTTTATCTACAGGTTACCAGCAAGATAAAGGTGTGGTTGCACCTGCTAAACTAGATAAATATACACTACACTTTAACGGTTCGCAAAACATTACGAAATGGCTGAAACTAACGGGAAATGCGGCGCTTACGCAAAGCAACTCAATTGATGTTAGCGATAATGCAAACGTGGCCCGTGGCGGTACGATTCTTTCTGCACTTACCACACCGCCAACAATTGGTGTTTACGCGGCAAACGGAACTTACGCTTTTAACCCTTATAAGGGCGGTTCGGAAAATCCGGTTGCGAACGCTTTTGCCGCAAAAAACAACAACAGAAACTTCCGTTTTCTTGGTGCGTTTGCAGCAGAAGTTAAGTTTACACCGGATTTCTCTTTCCGATCGAGCATTAGCACGAATAACAACGATAACCGTTATTCGTATTTCCTGGATCCATATTCGACAGATTATGGCAGAACGCAAAAAGGGGTTAGAAACGCGAACTTTAGTACGGACCATGTTTGGTTGAATGAGAACATTTTAAACTACACCAAAAACTGGGGTAAAAATGCATTCACTGCAACTGGTGGTATGACCTTGCAAGAGTCGAAATATTATTACCTGGGTTACAACGAGCAAAACTTTATTGGGGATAACGGGCAACTTTTGAGTAGAGGAACTTCTATCCCGGTTCAATTGCCAACGGCCTCACAATGGAGCAAACGCTCGTATTTGGCTCGTTTAACTTATTCGTACGACAGTAAATATTTGTTTAGCACCAACTTTAGGGCGGATGGTTCATCACGCTTCGGGCCAGAAAACAAATATGGCTACTTCCCTTCGGCTTCAATTGGATGGAGAATCTCAGGCGAAAATTTCCTTAAGGATGTTAAGGCGATTAACGACCTAAAATTAAGGGCAAGTTGGGGTAAAGTAGGTAACGATGAGGGTATTGGAGATTACTCTTACCTTGAATTGTACTCGCCAACAACGCAGGGCTCGTATGTTTTCTCGCAACTGCCAAATCCGGGTTTAAAGTGGGAAGAAACGACACAAACGAACATTGGTTTAGATTTATCGATGTTTAACAGTCGCGTTGTATTCACTGCCGATGCTTACCTGAAAAAAACAAAAGACTTATTGATCAACCAGCCGTTGCCAAATTCAATCGGTTTCGGAAGCATTGCATCAAACGTTGGCGATATGGAAAACAAGGGTTTGGAATTTGTATTAACGACAAAAAACTTTGTTAAGGATAACTTCACCTGGACTACTGACATCAATTTCTCGCTAAACCGCAACAAGGTAACGAGCCTGGGCGATAAAGTTGGCTCGATCAACTTCGGGGGAATTTACGAACGTGATGCAGCAATTAGAGTGGTGCCAGGCCGTCCGTTGGGTAGTTTTTATGGTTACGTTTCAAACGGTGTGGATCCGCAAACCGGAAATATCGTTTACCAGGATTTAAATAACGACGGTACAATTAATGCGGACGACAGAACTTTTATCGGCTCTGCGCAACCAAAGTTTACTTATGGTGTAAACAACACTTTTACACTTGGAAATTTTGGCCTAAACTTCTTATTTCAGGGTGTTCAGGGAAACCAGATGTTTAACGCTTCGCGAATGGAACTGGAGGGCATGAACGATTCGAAAAATCAATCGGCAGTTGTACTCAACCGCTGGACAACGCCGGGACAGATTACCAATGTACCAAGAGCGATTAAAGATAACACAAGCAACACGCTAACATCGAGCCGCTTTGTAGAGGATGGTTCGTACCTGCGCCTTAAAACAACTACACTTTCTTACAATTTCGGCGCTGCTACTTTGGGTAAACTAAAAATGAGCAAGGTAATGATATATGCGTCTGCATACAACTTGTTAACCTTTACGGACTATACTGGTTTCGACCCGGAGGTGAATGTTAATTCGGCTAACGGACCGGCGATG